One Brassica napus cultivar Da-Ae chromosome C2, Da-Ae, whole genome shotgun sequence DNA window includes the following coding sequences:
- the LOC106360584 gene encoding probable E3 ubiquitin-protein ligase LUL1 has product MGNIFCCCCRIRDGGKKHKVPATTRTPYIEYQKPATIRNEVNLRKETLRLRPDPENPGQLLVSFSFDATVPARITLVFFAEEDSEFNLTATKGDTLPLITFDFEKEGLGHKYVQPSGTGVDLSLLEDSELFKEDVGTCIYPLAVKMEAAAAPEEGKSTNAQITQVTFVKEKGEVKIRVVKQLLWVNGARYELQDIYGTDQGKECVVCLSELRDTIVLPCRHMCMCSGCAKALRFQKNECPVCRQPAERLMELEGNGYCDGDKHI; this is encoded by the exons ATGGGGAACATCTTCTGCTGCTGCTGCCGCATCAGAGACGGTGGAAAAAAGCACAAAGTCCCCGCGACGACGCGGACTCCTTACATCGAGTACCAGAAGCCCGCCACGATCCGCAACGAAGTTAATCTGAGGAAGGAGACTCTGAGGCTCCGACCCGACCCGGAGAACCCGGGTCAACTCCTCGTCTCCTTCTCGTTCGATGCAACCGTCCCCGCAag GATCACACTCGTGTTCTTTGCGGAAGAAGACTCAGAGTTCAATCTCACAGCAACGAAGGGAGACACTTTACCATTAATCACTTTTGATTTCGAGAAGGAAGGACTTGGCCACAAGTACGTACAGCCGTCTGGAACTGGTGTGGACTTGTCGTTATTAGAAGACTCCGAGCTGTTCAAGGAGGATGTTGGAACTTGCATCTATCCGCTGGCGGTTAAGATGGAGGCAGCAGCAGCTCCAGAAGAAGGAAAGTCTACGAATGCTCAGATTACTCAAGTGACGTTTGTGAAGGAGAAAGGTGAGGTTAAGATAAGAGTGGTGAAGCAGTTGCTATGGGTGAATGGGGCCAGATATGAGCTGCAGGATATCTATGGAACTGACCAGGGAAAAGAATGCGTTGTGTGCTTGTCTGAACTGCGCGATACGATTGTTCTTCCTTGCAGACACATG TGTATGTGTAGCGGATGTGCTAAGGCGTTAAGGTTTCAGAAAAATGAGTGTCCAGTTTGCAGACAACCTGCAGAGAGGCTTATGGAGCTCGAGGGAAACGGTTACTGCGATGGAGATAAACATATTTAG
- the LOC111202775 gene encoding uncharacterized protein LOC111202775: MARMMGPLEVVPAIHVFPVRVSASPSLATIYEEKDEEKYEIESREL, encoded by the coding sequence atGGCGAGAATGATGGGACCTTTGGAAGTTGTACCGGCGATTCATGTTTTCCCGGTGAGGGTCTCAGCTTCGCCTTCTTTGGCGACTATATACGAggaaaaagatgaagaaaaatatGAGATCGAGAGTCGAGAGTTGtag